A region from the Clostridia bacterium genome encodes:
- the rnhC gene encoding ribonuclease HIII: protein MGKTYEYCYEEAIGISKLKDALSTAGIIILKETSIQYGTKFIFQNGAAIILYCSKSKTSKIYVEKENTEIIAFLENLCMQEKRIESIPIYASFTVHSDKFLDIKQAIISSFVTTEKPAKKDTITYILDVTEENYHITVTQFNSGKLLLQGLDSLLVDKIKEIINIYAPISNKEEALTYVAKEKQAETQKAIEQIIGFDEYCDKAKKALSTDAYDYLSLTDKKQIVTAFGLLQAIKENSIELPVYNPIVYPVAKAFEGFILKMMMDKRAFTLEEYQKNPEIANIGNWLRGEKFSKYIKDIRRDGAINKSLIAAWEGIRCLEMHSDPARNTDISDLITIEQAEMKIGAVCDAITTAYHVIIKNGYSEEQMLVHKSSVSTSNNEIKEIPILDCHIGTDESGKGDYFGPLVIAGVYVSKYEEQILAELGVRDSKNNSDSKNLDLAQKIREILGKDKFSIICIGPERYNSLYEEMGKNLNRLLGWGHARAIENLLAINTCEHAIADQFGDETIINSALMEKGKQIKLLQTPKGERDIGVAAASILARARFLEELDKIEKTVKIPIAKGVNPVVEEAAKKIYFSGGIDKLKCFVKLHFKTTQKIIN, encoded by the coding sequence ATGGGAAAAACGTATGAATATTGTTATGAAGAAGCAATTGGCATAAGCAAACTAAAGGATGCTTTGAGTACTGCGGGTATTATCATTCTCAAAGAAACATCAATTCAATATGGAACAAAATTTATTTTCCAAAATGGCGCTGCAATAATACTTTATTGTAGTAAGTCTAAAACTTCAAAAATTTATGTTGAAAAAGAAAACACTGAAATAATTGCTTTTCTAGAAAACTTGTGTATGCAAGAAAAACGAATTGAGTCCATTCCTATCTATGCTAGTTTTACTGTCCATTCTGATAAATTTTTAGATATTAAACAAGCAATCATAAGTTCATTTGTTACTACAGAGAAACCAGCTAAAAAAGATACAATTACTTATATTTTAGATGTAACAGAAGAAAATTATCATATAACAGTTACTCAGTTTAACTCAGGAAAATTGTTACTACAAGGGCTTGATTCTTTACTTGTAGATAAGATAAAAGAAATTATAAATATTTATGCTCCAATTTCTAACAAAGAAGAAGCCTTGACTTATGTTGCGAAAGAAAAACAAGCGGAAACTCAAAAAGCGATTGAACAAATTATTGGGTTTGACGAATATTGCGATAAAGCAAAAAAGGCGTTATCAACAGATGCTTATGACTATCTATCTTTAACAGATAAAAAACAAATAGTAACAGCATTTGGTCTTTTGCAAGCAATCAAAGAAAATTCTATTGAACTTCCTGTGTATAATCCTATAGTTTACCCTGTTGCTAAAGCCTTTGAGGGGTTTATATTAAAAATGATGATGGATAAACGGGCGTTTACATTAGAAGAATATCAAAAAAATCCAGAAATTGCTAATATCGGAAATTGGCTTAGAGGCGAAAAGTTTTCAAAGTATATTAAAGATATACGAAGGGATGGGGCAATCAATAAATCGTTAATTGCGGCATGGGAAGGAATTCGCTGTTTGGAAATGCATTCAGATCCAGCCAGGAATACTGATATTTCAGATCTTATTACTATTGAGCAAGCAGAAATGAAAATTGGAGCGGTATGCGATGCTATTACTACGGCTTACCATGTGATAATTAAAAATGGATATTCCGAAGAACAAATGCTTGTACATAAATCCTCTGTTTCAACAAGCAACAATGAGATTAAAGAAATTCCCATATTAGATTGTCATATTGGTACGGATGAATCTGGTAAGGGAGATTATTTTGGCCCTTTAGTTATTGCAGGAGTATATGTTTCTAAATATGAAGAACAAATTCTTGCTGAATTAGGTGTTAGAGATAGTAAAAATAATTCGGATAGTAAAAATTTAGATTTGGCTCAAAAAATACGTGAAATATTAGGAAAAGATAAATTTTCAATAATATGTATTGGACCAGAAAGGTATAACAGTTTATATGAAGAAATGGGGAAAAATTTAAATCGCCTGCTTGGATGGGGACATGCCAGAGCAATCGAAAACTTACTTGCTATTAATACGTGTGAGCATGCGATAGCAGATCAATTTGGCGATGAAACTATAATAAACAGTGCCTTAATGGAAAAAGGAAAACAAATTAAACTTTTGCAAACCCCAAAAGGAGAACGCGACATAGGAGTTGCCGCAGCATCAATTCTTGCAAGAGCTCGTTTTTTAGAAGAGTTAGATAAAATAGAAAAAACTGTTAAAATTCCAATTGCAAAAGGAGTTAATCCAGTTGTTGAAGAGGCCGCAAAGAAAATTTATTTTTCTGGTGGAATAGATAAACTAAAATGTTTTGTTAAACTGCATTTTAAAACAACACAAAAGATCATTAATTAA
- a CDS encoding nucleotidyl transferase AbiEii/AbiGii toxin family protein: protein MQTILSQMLALYPTQSQIDEKNALTEVIQEVALCGLSRAGFFKDAAFYGGTALRIFYGLDRFSEDLDFSLIAPDADFELKKYFSILENELHSVGLNFKVEEKIKTADSNIKSAFLKGNTKEHILSVYNDEQNATKINPSEVIKIKFEVDTNPPAFATFENKYRLLPSPYQVKLYDMPSLFAGKLHAVICRAWKTRVKGRDLYDYIFYLSRNVLVNMPHLKARLVDSGFIDKDFNLTREALISMLNERFSAIDYEQAKQDVIPFIKDKTKLDIWSTEFFTEITKGLNA, encoded by the coding sequence ATGCAGACAATTTTAAGTCAAATGCTTGCCCTATACCCCACGCAGTCGCAAATCGACGAAAAGAACGCACTGACCGAAGTAATACAGGAAGTTGCGCTATGCGGACTTTCCCGCGCGGGCTTTTTCAAAGACGCCGCATTTTACGGCGGGACGGCATTACGTATATTTTACGGACTTGACCGATTTTCCGAAGACTTGGACTTTTCGCTGATAGCACCCGACGCCGATTTTGAACTAAAAAAATATTTTTCGATTTTAGAAAACGAACTGCATTCCGTCGGGCTGAACTTCAAGGTGGAAGAAAAGATCAAGACGGCGGATTCCAATATCAAATCGGCTTTCCTAAAAGGCAACACCAAGGAACACATTTTAAGCGTTTACAACGACGAGCAGAACGCGACGAAAATCAATCCGTCCGAGGTAATCAAGATTAAGTTCGAGGTCGATACCAATCCCCCTGCTTTTGCGACATTTGAAAACAAGTACCGACTGCTGCCGTCGCCCTATCAAGTAAAACTGTACGATATGCCCTCGCTGTTCGCCGGCAAACTCCACGCCGTCATCTGCCGCGCGTGGAAAACCCGTGTCAAAGGCAGGGACTTATACGACTATATTTTCTATCTCTCACGAAACGTCTTAGTCAATATGCCGCACCTGAAAGCACGGCTTGTAGACTCTGGGTTTATCGACAAGGATTTTAACCTTACCCGCGAAGCCCTGATTTCCATGCTGAACGAACGCTTCTCGGCAATCGACTACGAACAAGCCAAACAAGACGTAATCCCCTTTATTAAAGACAAAACAAAGTTGGACATTTGGAGTACGGAATTCTTTACGGAGATTACGAAAGGATTAAATGCTTAA
- a CDS encoding TetR/AcrR family transcriptional regulator encodes MEDEKQDLRIRRTKRLLSIALFDLMEEKPFNKISVNDICEKAMVHRATFYNHFQDKEDLLNHTLDEIQEELFSKSIEKYHFATAKEMYMSLIDCVIDFLFSNKPKIENIMKNSSEKFVRIITQTIKRSIRYLISKNKYKEDYTIPIDIMVDFFTGGISMIGFSWFEGKNQYSKEDLLSFCNTILDESMFVKNKAL; translated from the coding sequence ATGGAAGACGAAAAGCAAGATTTGAGAATAAGACGGACAAAAAGATTGTTATCAATCGCGCTATTTGATTTGATGGAAGAAAAGCCTTTCAACAAAATAAGCGTAAATGATATATGCGAAAAAGCAATGGTGCATAGAGCAACATTTTATAATCATTTTCAAGATAAAGAAGATTTATTAAATCATACGCTTGATGAAATTCAAGAAGAATTATTTTCAAAATCCATTGAAAAATATCATTTTGCTACAGCCAAAGAAATGTACATGAGTTTGATTGATTGTGTAATTGACTTTTTGTTTTCAAACAAACCTAAAATTGAAAACATTATGAAAAACAGTTCAGAGAAGTTTGTAAGAATAATCACGCAAACAATCAAAAGAAGCATTAGATATCTGATTAGTAAAAACAAATATAAAGAGGATTATACTATCCCAATTGACATTATGGTGGATTTCTTTACAGGCGGAATATCTATGATTGGTTTTAGTTGGTTTGAAGGAAAAAATCAATATTCAAAAGAGGATCTTTTGTCTTTTTGTAATACAATTTTAGATGAAAGCATGTTTGTAAAAAATAAAGCCCTTTAG
- a CDS encoding ATP-binding cassette domain-containing protein, translating into MAEIIVEHLTKDYGHGRGVFDVSFEVNKGEVFGFLGPNGAGKSTTIRHLMGFSKPDSGRTKIFNKDTFENYTKFMDKVGYLPGEIALPAGLKGYEFIDMMKKMKKCKDDEWIKHLINLFDLDPSGETKRMSLGDKRKLAVVVAFMNDPEVLILDEPTSGLDLKMQQRFVEYIKKEKERGKTILLSSHIFSEVDATCDKIAIIKDGRIVSQFIADDLRHKQDKVYKILFCDLKSKDDFVNQTNNSNITLLENNQNDVLISINDKDINKLISLLSNYEISDFEHVKETLEDYFMSYYKEEKDFGGAL; encoded by the coding sequence ATGGCAGAAATTATAGTTGAACATTTAACAAAAGATTATGGTCATGGTCGCGGCGTTTTCGATGTTTCTTTTGAAGTTAACAAAGGTGAAGTCTTTGGTTTTTTGGGCCCTAATGGTGCTGGAAAATCCACAACAATAAGACATCTGATGGGCTTTTCAAAGCCAGATAGTGGGCGCACCAAGATATTCAATAAAGACACATTTGAAAACTACACAAAATTTATGGACAAGGTGGGATATTTGCCAGGTGAAATTGCACTTCCAGCAGGGCTCAAAGGCTATGAATTTATCGATATGATGAAGAAAATGAAGAAATGCAAAGATGACGAATGGATAAAGCATTTGATCAATCTTTTTGACCTTGACCCCAGCGGAGAGACCAAACGAATGAGTTTGGGTGATAAAAGAAAGCTGGCAGTGGTGGTTGCTTTTATGAACGATCCTGAAGTTTTGATTTTAGACGAACCGACAAGCGGACTCGACTTAAAAATGCAGCAACGCTTTGTTGAGTACATAAAAAAAGAAAAAGAGCGCGGCAAAACGATTTTGCTGTCAAGTCATATTTTTAGCGAAGTTGATGCCACTTGCGACAAAATTGCAATAATAAAAGACGGAAGAATTGTCTCGCAATTTATTGCAGATGATTTGAGACATAAGCAAGACAAGGTATATAAAATCTTATTTTGCGATCTTAAAAGCAAAGACGATTTTGTTAATCAAACAAATAACAGCAATATAACGCTGTTAGAAAATAATCAAAACGATGTTTTGATTTCAATCAACGATAAAGACATCAACAAACTTATTTCGCTTTTATCAAATTATGAAATTTCTGACTTTGAACACGTAAAGGAAACTTTGGAAGATTACTTTATGAGTTATTACAAGGAAGAAAAAGATTTTGGAGGAGCGTTATAA
- a CDS encoding ATP-binding cassette domain-containing protein, with translation MENLIEIQNLTKDYGNNKGVFDVSFELKRGEILGFVGSNGAGKTTTIRNIMGFLTPDSGSIKICGLDAYKDSEKTKKYIGYVPGEIAFPDLKTGTEFLKSQAEFLGVKDLSLANFLIEKLQLDPSANLKRMSKGMKQKTALVAALLSNPEILILDEPTTGLDPLMRVSFLDILLEEKAKGKTILISSHLYEELEKIADRVVLIDKGKIVNITDMNEIKNRPTTDFKIEFNNAADYKDFLKLDYNFVRKQEQYNQVTIKISKTEIQNLFKDLKMFDVKFISEVKYTLEKHFNKIIKEYIND, from the coding sequence ATGGAAAACTTGATTGAAATTCAAAATCTGACAAAAGACTATGGAAATAATAAAGGCGTTTTTGATGTTAGTTTTGAACTAAAACGTGGAGAAATATTAGGTTTTGTCGGAAGCAACGGTGCAGGCAAAACTACAACAATACGAAATATTATGGGGTTTTTGACGCCTGACAGCGGATCAATTAAAATCTGCGGATTAGACGCTTACAAGGACAGTGAAAAAACCAAAAAATATATCGGTTATGTTCCAGGCGAAATTGCTTTTCCAGATCTAAAAACAGGAACAGAGTTTTTAAAATCTCAGGCGGAATTTTTGGGAGTCAAAGATTTGAGCCTTGCAAACTTTTTGATAGAAAAGTTACAGCTTGATCCAAGCGCCAATCTAAAGCGAATGAGCAAAGGCATGAAGCAAAAAACAGCACTTGTCGCTGCCCTTTTGTCTAATCCTGAGATTCTGATTTTGGACGAGCCGACTACAGGACTTGATCCGCTTATGCGTGTATCTTTCCTTGATATTCTGCTAGAAGAAAAAGCAAAAGGAAAAACTATTTTGATTAGTTCGCATCTGTATGAAGAACTTGAAAAAATTGCAGATAGAGTTGTTTTGATAGACAAAGGAAAAATTGTCAATATAACCGATATGAACGAAATCAAAAACAGACCAACAACTGATTTTAAGATTGAATTCAACAATGCTGCCGATTATAAGGATTTTTTGAAACTTGATTACAACTTTGTAAGAAAACAGGAGCAATACAATCAAGTTACGATAAAAATTTCAAAAACGGAAATTCAAAATTTGTTTAAAGATCTAAAAATGTTTGATGTCAAATTTATTTCAGAAGTCAAATATACACTTGAAAAACACTTCAATAAAATTATAAAGGAGTATATAAATGATTAG